One Curtobacterium sp. MCLR17_007 DNA window includes the following coding sequences:
- a CDS encoding HAD family hydrolase, with the protein MADAPTTAVLFDIDGTLVDSNYAHVDAWWRAFRVVGASVDAWRIHRLIGMDSTRLLEELLPDASEDDRDTAKQYQSAYFAEHMPRLRLLPGARALLQGVAERGHQVVLATSAPPNELGRLLELLDAEQWVDVVTSGEDVEQAKPAPDIVQVALERSGVDPSRAVMVGDAMWDVETAGKVGVACIGVMTGGIGGDELRGAGAAAVYDDAAAVLAGIEDGPIGAFRPV; encoded by the coding sequence ATGGCTGACGCACCCACGACCGCCGTCCTCTTCGACATCGACGGCACGCTCGTCGACTCGAACTACGCGCACGTGGACGCGTGGTGGCGTGCCTTCCGGGTCGTCGGCGCCTCGGTCGACGCCTGGCGCATCCACCGCCTGATCGGCATGGACTCGACGCGGCTGCTCGAGGAGCTGCTGCCCGACGCGTCGGAAGACGACCGCGACACCGCGAAGCAGTACCAGTCGGCGTACTTCGCCGAGCACATGCCGCGCCTGCGCCTGCTGCCCGGGGCACGTGCGCTCCTGCAGGGTGTGGCGGAGCGCGGGCACCAGGTGGTGCTCGCCACGAGTGCCCCGCCGAACGAGCTCGGACGGCTGCTGGAGCTGCTCGACGCCGAGCAGTGGGTCGACGTCGTCACCAGCGGCGAGGACGTCGAGCAGGCGAAGCCGGCACCGGACATCGTGCAGGTCGCCCTCGAGCGGTCCGGGGTCGACCCGTCGCGCGCCGTGATGGTCGGCGACGCGATGTGGGACGTCGAGACCGCCGGCAAGGTGGGCGTCGCGTGCATCGGGGTGATGACGGGCGGCATCGGTGGCGACGAGCTGCGCGGTGCCGGGGCGGCGGCCGTGTACGACGACGCGGCGGCGGTGTTGGCCGGGATCGAGGACGGGCCGATCGGGGCGTTCCGGCCCGTGTGA
- a CDS encoding glycogen debranching N-terminal domain-containing protein: protein MPLQPLLHDEVAVIAAPTQAWSAASGDVGANPVHGYWTGDQRVVSAVALDVAGTGVEPIATVPTSAREVVFTGLLRGLDGAGADPDVRLDRRRRVRVDGVTESVRITDRRAPGGSLDVVVRITPDAASMDAVKGGGGAVPAVAGVRDDGSVAWRSGSVDVVLTAPGARVGVVDGVVVLCWTLDRARAIEVGWDCAVAVPSGVEGAVVSGVRSPRPFDPPADVADDRLRRWLDRATDDLDALRLARPEGEFLAAGAPWFFTLFGRDSLWAARFLLPVDTTMAAGTLRVLAALQGTRVDPSTAEQPGKVMHELRQGSLPIDNEELSLPPLYYGTVDATPLWVCLLHDAWRAGMPDDQVRVLLPALERALAWMRDHGDADGDGLLEYVDESGRGLANQGWKDSGDSVQWRDGTLADGPIALCEVQGYAYEAAVHGADLLDAFGRPGGDDWRGWADRLATRFRETFWVRDDVGAHPAIALDADKRAVDSATSNIGHLLGTGLLSASEEAVVAARVVAPDMASGFGLRTMSTTAAGYWPLSYHGGSVWAHDTAVVIAGLTRSGFSSEARTLAEQLLAAAVAFDFRMPELHAGDAASEVDRPAPYPAACRPQAWSAAAAFPVWVAMR from the coding sequence ATGCCACTGCAGCCCCTGCTCCACGACGAGGTCGCCGTCATCGCGGCACCGACCCAGGCGTGGTCGGCAGCCTCCGGCGACGTCGGCGCGAACCCCGTGCACGGCTACTGGACCGGCGACCAGCGCGTCGTGTCCGCGGTCGCGCTCGACGTCGCCGGTACCGGGGTCGAACCGATCGCGACCGTGCCGACGAGCGCGCGCGAGGTGGTCTTCACCGGGCTCCTGCGGGGGCTCGACGGTGCGGGGGCCGATCCGGACGTCCGACTGGACCGTCGGCGCCGCGTGCGTGTCGACGGCGTGACGGAGTCGGTGCGCATCACGGACCGGCGCGCCCCCGGTGGCTCGCTCGACGTCGTCGTGCGGATCACACCGGACGCTGCGTCGATGGACGCGGTCAAGGGTGGCGGGGGTGCCGTGCCGGCGGTGGCCGGGGTCCGCGACGACGGGTCGGTCGCCTGGCGGTCCGGGTCGGTCGACGTGGTGCTCACCGCGCCCGGTGCCCGTGTGGGCGTCGTCGACGGGGTCGTGGTCCTGTGCTGGACGCTCGACCGGGCGCGAGCGATCGAGGTCGGCTGGGACTGCGCGGTCGCCGTGCCGAGCGGCGTCGAGGGGGCCGTCGTCTCGGGCGTGCGCAGTCCCCGTCCGTTCGACCCGCCCGCTGACGTGGCCGACGACCGGCTGCGCCGCTGGCTCGACCGGGCGACGGACGACCTCGACGCGCTGCGCCTGGCCCGACCCGAGGGGGAGTTCCTGGCCGCCGGAGCGCCCTGGTTCTTCACGCTGTTCGGCCGTGACTCGCTGTGGGCCGCCCGGTTCCTGCTGCCCGTCGACACCACGATGGCCGCCGGGACGCTCCGGGTGCTCGCCGCGCTGCAGGGCACCCGCGTCGACCCGTCCACCGCCGAGCAGCCGGGCAAGGTCATGCACGAACTCCGCCAGGGGTCGCTGCCGATCGACAACGAGGAGCTCTCGCTGCCGCCGCTGTACTACGGCACGGTCGACGCGACGCCGCTGTGGGTGTGCCTGCTCCACGACGCGTGGCGTGCGGGGATGCCCGACGACCAGGTGCGTGTGCTCCTGCCGGCGCTCGAACGGGCGCTGGCGTGGATGCGCGACCACGGCGACGCCGACGGCGACGGGCTGCTGGAGTACGTCGACGAGTCCGGCCGTGGGCTCGCGAACCAGGGTTGGAAGGACTCCGGCGACAGCGTGCAGTGGCGCGACGGCACCCTGGCGGACGGGCCGATCGCGCTGTGCGAGGTGCAGGGCTACGCGTACGAGGCGGCGGTGCACGGCGCGGACCTGCTCGACGCCTTCGGCCGTCCGGGTGGCGACGACTGGCGTGGGTGGGCGGACCGGCTGGCCACGCGCTTCCGCGAGACCTTCTGGGTGCGCGATGACGTCGGCGCCCACCCGGCGATCGCCCTCGACGCCGACAAGCGGGCGGTGGACTCGGCCACCAGCAACATCGGACACCTGCTCGGCACCGGTCTGCTGTCGGCGTCCGAGGAGGCCGTCGTCGCCGCACGGGTCGTCGCCCCGGACATGGCGAGCGGCTTCGGGCTGCGGACCATGTCGACCACGGCCGCGGGGTACTGGCCGCTGAGCTACCACGGCGGCAGCGTGTGGGCGCACGACACCGCGGTCGTCATCGCCGGGCTGACCCGGTCGGGGTTCTCGTCTGAGGCCCGGACCCTCGCCGAGCAGCTGCTGGCGGCGGCCGTCGCGTTCGACTTCCGGATGCCCGAGCTGCACGCCGGGGACGCGGCGTCCGAGGTCGACCGTCCGGCGCCGTACCCGGCCGCGTGCCGACCGCAGGCATGGAGCGCAGCGGCGGCGTTCCCGGTGTGGGTCGCGATGCGCTGA
- a CDS encoding GNAT family N-acetyltransferase has protein sequence MITIERVSWDDPRAVELRARMDEEMHERYGSAQRDEDPAVTAERDRALAVDPSRVITSLLAVDESGDAVAHIAIRWLGDEVELKRLIVLSSARGKGAATALLDACAEVGREVGASRLVLQTGDKQPDAVALYEKTGWRRIPVYEPYAATMPWSFCFDKAL, from the coding sequence GTGATCACGATCGAACGCGTCTCCTGGGATGACCCGCGCGCAGTGGAACTGCGTGCCCGGATGGACGAGGAGATGCACGAGCGGTACGGCTCGGCGCAACGCGACGAGGACCCCGCGGTCACCGCCGAGCGGGATCGTGCACTGGCCGTCGACCCGTCGCGCGTCATCACCTCGCTGCTCGCCGTCGACGAGTCCGGCGACGCGGTCGCACACATCGCGATCCGGTGGCTCGGCGACGAGGTCGAGCTGAAGCGCCTGATCGTGCTGTCGAGCGCCCGGGGCAAGGGGGCTGCGACGGCACTGCTCGACGCGTGCGCCGAGGTCGGCCGCGAGGTCGGGGCGAGTCGGCTCGTCCTGCAGACCGGCGACAAGCAGCCCGACGCCGTGGCGCTGTACGAGAAGACCGGCTGGCGGCGGATCCCGGTGTACGAGCCCTACGCGGCGACCATGCCGTGGTCGTTCTGCTTCGACAAGGCGCTCTGA